A window from Mus caroli chromosome 2, CAROLI_EIJ_v1.1, whole genome shotgun sequence encodes these proteins:
- the Dlx1 gene encoding homeobox protein DLX-1 has protein sequence MTMTTMPESLNSPVSGKAVFMEFGPPNQQMSPSPMSHGHYSMHCLHSAGHSQPDGAYSSASSFSRPLGYPYVNSVSSHASSPYISSVQSYPGSASLAQSRLEDPGADSEKSTVVEGGEVRFNGKGKKIRKPRTIYSSLQLQALNRRFQQTQYLALPERAELAASLGLTQTQVKIWFQNKRSKFKKLMKQGGAALEGSALANGRALSAGSPPVPPGWNPNSSSGKGSGSSAGSYVPSYTSWYPSAHQEAMQQPQLM, from the exons ATGACCATGACCACCATGCCAGAAAGTCTCAACAGCCCCGTGTCGGGCAAGGCTGTGTTTATGGAGTTTGGGCCGCCCAACCAGCAAATGTCTCCTTCTCCCATGTCCCACGGGCACTACTCCATGCACTGTTTACACTCGGCGGGCCATTCGCAGCCCGACGGTGCCTACAGTTCGGCCTCATCCTTCTCCCGACCGCTGGGCTACCCCTACGTCAACTCGGTCAGCAGCCACGCGTCCAGCCCCTACATCAGTTCCGTGCAGTCCTACCCCGGCAGCGCCAGCCTCGCCCAGAGCCGCCTGGAGGACCCAG GGGCGGACTCCGAGAAGAGTACGGTGGTGGAAGGCGGCGAGGTGCGCTTTAACGGCAAAGGGAAAAAGATCCGCAAACCCAGGACAATTTATTCCAGTTTGCAGTTGCAGGCTTTGAACCGGAGGTTCCAACAAACTCAGTACTTAGCTCTGCCTGAGAGGGCGGAGCTGGCGGCCTCCTTGGGACTCACACAGACTCAG GTCAAGATATGGTTCCAGAACAAACGCTCCAAGTTCAAGAAGCTGATGAAGCAAGGCGGGGCAGCTCTGGAGGGCAGCGCGCTGGCGAATGGCAGAGCCTTGTCTGCCGGCTCCCCACCGGTACCACCCGGCTGGAATCCGAACTCCTCATCTGGGAAGGGCTCCGGCAGCAGCGCTGGCTCCTACGTCCCCAGCTACACATCTTGGTATCCCTCAGCGCACCAAGAAGCTATGCAGCAGCCTCAACTGATGTGA
- the Dlx2 gene encoding homeobox protein DLX-2, producing the protein MTGVFDSLVADMHSTQITASSTYHQHQQPPSGAGAGPGGNSSSSSSNSSLHKPQESPTLPVSTATDSSYYTNQQHPAGGGGGGASPYAHMGSYQYHASGLNNVSYSAKSSYDLGYTAAYTSYAPYGTSSSPVNNEPDKEDLEPEIRIVNGKPKKVRKPRTIYSSFQLAALQRRFQKTQYLALPERAELAASLGLTQTQVKIWFQNRRSKFKKMWKSGEIPTEQHPGASASPPCASPPVSAPASWDFGAPQRMAGGGPGSGGGGAGSSGSSPSSAASAFLGNYPWYHQASGSASHLQATAPLLHPSQTPQAHHHHHHHHHAGGGAPVSAGTIF; encoded by the exons ATGACTGGAGTCTTTGACAGTCTGGTGGCTGATATGCACTCGACCCAGATCACCGCCTCCAGCACgtaccaccagcaccagcagccCCCGAGCGGTGCGGGCGCAGGCCCTGgcggcaacagcagcagcagcagcagcaacagcagcctgCACAAGCCCCAGGAGTCGCCAACCCTCCCGGTGTCCACGGCTACGGACAGCAGCTACTACACCAACCAGCAGCACccggcgggcggcggcggcgggggggcCTCGCCCTACGCGCACATGGGCTCCTACCAGTACCACGCCAGCGGCCTCAACAACGTCTCCTACTCCGCCAAAAGCAGCTACGACCTGGGCTACACCGCCGCGTACACCTCCTACGCGCCCTACGGCACCAGTTCGTCCCCAGTCAACAACGAGCCGG ACAAGGAAGACCTTGAGCCTGAAATCCGAATAGTGAACGGGAAGCCAAAGAAAGTCCGGAAACCACGCACCATCTACTCCAGTTTCCAGCTGGCGGCCCTTCAGCGACGCTTCCAGAAGACCCAGTATCTGGCCCTGCCAGAGCGAGCCGAGCTGGCGGCGTCCCTGGGCCTCACCCAAACTCAG GTCAAAATCTGGTTCCAGAACCGCCGATCCAAGTTCAAGAAGATGTGGAAAAGCGGCGAGATCCCCACCGAGCAGCACCCTGGAGCCAGCGCTTCTCCTCCTTGTGCCTCCCCGCCGGTCTCGGCGCCAGCATCCTGGGACTTCGGCGCGCCGCAGCGGATGGCGGGCGGCGGCCCGGGCAGCGGAGGCGGCGGCGCGGGCAGCTCTGGCTCCAGCCCGAGCAGCGCCGCCTCGGCCTTTCTGGGAAACTACCCGTGGTACCACCAGGCTTCGGGCTCCGCTTCACACCTGCAAGCCACAGCGCCACTTCTGCATCCTTCGCAGACTCCGCAggcgcaccaccaccaccatcatcaccaccacgcAGGTGGGGGCGCCCCGGTGAGCGCGGGGACGATTTTCTAA